One Apostichopus japonicus isolate 1M-3 chromosome 14, ASM3797524v1, whole genome shotgun sequence genomic window carries:
- the LOC139980359 gene encoding exosome complex component RRP43-like isoform X2 codes for MARDFRIAQPLEYYRKFLKENVRPDGRELGEIRATHLNIGTIGNADGSALVKLGNTTVICGIKAEFSAPLLDEPTKGYLVPNVELPPLCSSQFKSGPPGDQAQVVSQLIDNIVKSSKLINLESLCIAEGTLCWVLHCDMICLDYEGNVVDACLLSLLAALKNVLLPDVRIDEDSGLAVTSEKRMIPLDLSSHPVSTSFVVFDDSILLADPTKEEETMATGVVTIVTTEDGNLCAVHKPGGSPLPVNKMQDCIARSKERANKVRKLLEKTFKSSKG; via the exons GATTGCACAACCTCTTGAATACTACAGGAAGTTCTTG AAAGAGAATGTCCGTCCGGATGGCAGAGAGCTGGGCGAAATTAGAGCGACTCACCTCAATATAG GTACCATTGGCAATGCTGATGGCTCGGCTCTGGTAAAACTTGGAAACACAACAGTCATTTGTGGAATCAAAGCA GAGTTTTCTGCTCCACTTTTAGATGAGCCAACCAAAGGCTATCTAG TACCTAATGTGGAACTACCCCCTCTGTGCTCATCTCAGTTTAAATCTGGTCCTCCAGGTGATCAGGCTCAAGTTGTTTCTCAGCTTATTGATAATATCGTCAAGAG CTCAAAACTTATCAACTTGGAGTCTCTTTGCATTGCAGAAGGGACG CTTTGTTGGGTTTTACATTGCGATATGATATGTCTGGATTATGAAGGCAATGTCGTGGATGCTTGTCTACTGTCCCTCCTGGCAGCCCTGAAAAATG TTTTGTTACCCGACGTACGTATCGATGAAGACAGCGGTCTAGCAGTAACATCGGAGAAGAGAATGATTCCTCTTGATCTATCCTCTCACCCAGTGTCTACATCTTTTGTGGTTTTTGATGa CTCAATTTTACTTGCTGACCCAACAAAGGAAGAGGAAACCATGGCGACTGGTGTGGTAACCATAGTGACAACAGAAGATGGCAACCTATGTGCTGTTCACAAACCAG GAGGAAGTCCACTTCCGGTCAATAAAATGCAAGACTGTATAGCAAGGAGTAAGGAGCGAGCAAACAAAGTCAGGAAACTGTTGGAAAAGACTTTTAAAAGCAGTAAAGGATGA
- the LOC139980359 gene encoding exosome complex component RRP43-like isoform X1, giving the protein MARDFRIAQPLEYYRKFLKENVRPDGRELGEIRATHLNIGTIGNADGSALVKLGNTTVICGIKAEFSAPLLDEPTKGYLVPNVELPPLCSSQFKSGPPGDQAQVVSQLIDNIVKSSKLINLESLCIAEGTLCWVLHCDMICLDYEGNVVDACLLSLLAALKNVLLPDVRIDEDSGLAVTSEKRMIPLDLSSHPVSTSFVVFDDSILLADPTKEEETMATGVVTIVTTEDGNLCAVHKPGGSPLPVNKMQDCIARSKERANKVRKLLEKTFKSSKG; this is encoded by the exons ATGGCCCGTGATTTTCG GATTGCACAACCTCTTGAATACTACAGGAAGTTCTTG AAAGAGAATGTCCGTCCGGATGGCAGAGAGCTGGGCGAAATTAGAGCGACTCACCTCAATATAG GTACCATTGGCAATGCTGATGGCTCGGCTCTGGTAAAACTTGGAAACACAACAGTCATTTGTGGAATCAAAGCA GAGTTTTCTGCTCCACTTTTAGATGAGCCAACCAAAGGCTATCTAG TACCTAATGTGGAACTACCCCCTCTGTGCTCATCTCAGTTTAAATCTGGTCCTCCAGGTGATCAGGCTCAAGTTGTTTCTCAGCTTATTGATAATATCGTCAAGAG CTCAAAACTTATCAACTTGGAGTCTCTTTGCATTGCAGAAGGGACG CTTTGTTGGGTTTTACATTGCGATATGATATGTCTGGATTATGAAGGCAATGTCGTGGATGCTTGTCTACTGTCCCTCCTGGCAGCCCTGAAAAATG TTTTGTTACCCGACGTACGTATCGATGAAGACAGCGGTCTAGCAGTAACATCGGAGAAGAGAATGATTCCTCTTGATCTATCCTCTCACCCAGTGTCTACATCTTTTGTGGTTTTTGATGa CTCAATTTTACTTGCTGACCCAACAAAGGAAGAGGAAACCATGGCGACTGGTGTGGTAACCATAGTGACAACAGAAGATGGCAACCTATGTGCTGTTCACAAACCAG GAGGAAGTCCACTTCCGGTCAATAAAATGCAAGACTGTATAGCAAGGAGTAAGGAGCGAGCAAACAAAGTCAGGAAACTGTTGGAAAAGACTTTTAAAAGCAGTAAAGGATGA